In Kitasatospora sp. NA04385, a single genomic region encodes these proteins:
- a CDS encoding TetR/AcrR family transcriptional regulator, whose protein sequence is MAVEPTARAPRADARRNRDRLLEIGAQVLAEQGARASLRDVARRAEVGLGTLYRHFPSREALLEALLAQRFDQLAARASELAESGADREGGADPVADLVDWLREFCAGAGAYQGLPEALLATLRDPASPLHASCAAMREAGGGLLAAAQRAGRIRADVTGTDLFALANAVSWAAGQAPALAERQERLFEVVVDGLRT, encoded by the coding sequence ATGGCTGTTGAGCCGACGGCCCGGGCGCCGCGTGCGGACGCCCGGCGCAACCGGGACCGGCTGCTGGAGATCGGGGCGCAGGTGCTCGCCGAACAGGGCGCGCGGGCCTCGCTGCGGGACGTCGCCCGGCGGGCCGAGGTCGGACTGGGCACGCTCTACCGGCACTTCCCCAGCCGGGAGGCGCTGCTGGAGGCGCTGCTGGCCCAACGCTTCGACCAACTGGCGGCAAGAGCATCGGAGTTGGCGGAGTCGGGTGCCGATCGGGAGGGCGGCGCCGATCCGGTGGCCGATCTGGTCGACTGGCTGCGGGAGTTCTGCGCGGGGGCGGGCGCCTACCAGGGCCTGCCGGAAGCGCTGTTGGCCACGCTCCGCGACCCGGCCTCGCCGCTGCACGCGAGCTGTGCGGCGATGCGGGAGGCCGGGGGCGGGCTGCTGGCCGCCGCGCAGCGGGCCGGACGGATTCGGGCGGACGTCACCGGCACGGACCTGTTCGCCCTTGCGAACGCGGTGAGTTGGGCCGCCGGGCAGGCGCCGGCCCTGGCCGAGCGGCAGGAGCGGCTGTTCGAGGTGGTGGTGGACGGGCTGCGGACCTGA
- a CDS encoding NADP-dependent oxidoreductase yields the protein MSVDTMWAVRLHAFGAPEVLVRERVPRPVPGPGEALVRVHAAGVNPPDWYARNGYRNLPPELRPSPALPLIPGSDVSGTVAATGPNSAWQIGERVHALVNFPGRGAGYAEYATVPDAHLARLPDALDHLTGAALPMAGLTAHQYLAHYLRPAPGITAVVNGAAGGVGHLALQLLKAGGAGQVVAVASGRHERFLRELGADRFVDYTAGPVADAVRDADLLLDAVGGPDAHRLLPVLRRGGRVAPVYFGDYRTEHAVGELGLVFNDRMWQVRSSGTDLAELDALVVSGAVRVAVTEVFPLAEAAAAHRRAEQGHLRGKLVLHVTD from the coding sequence ATGTCCGTCGACACCATGTGGGCGGTGCGCCTGCACGCCTTCGGCGCACCCGAGGTACTGGTCCGCGAACGGGTGCCGCGCCCCGTGCCCGGCCCGGGCGAGGCACTGGTCCGGGTGCACGCGGCGGGCGTCAACCCGCCCGACTGGTACGCCCGCAACGGCTACCGCAACCTCCCGCCCGAGCTCCGCCCGTCCCCCGCGCTCCCGCTGATCCCGGGCAGCGACGTCTCCGGCACGGTCGCCGCCACCGGCCCGAACTCCGCCTGGCAGATCGGCGAACGCGTCCACGCGCTGGTCAACTTCCCCGGCCGGGGCGCGGGTTACGCCGAGTACGCGACCGTCCCGGACGCCCACCTGGCCCGGCTGCCCGACGCCCTGGACCACCTGACGGGGGCCGCCCTCCCGATGGCCGGCCTGACCGCCCACCAGTACCTCGCCCACTACCTGCGCCCCGCGCCCGGCATCACCGCCGTGGTCAACGGCGCGGCCGGCGGCGTCGGCCACCTCGCCCTGCAACTGCTCAAGGCGGGCGGCGCCGGGCAGGTGGTCGCGGTCGCCTCCGGCCGCCACGAGCGGTTCCTGCGCGAGCTGGGCGCCGACCGCTTCGTCGACTACACCGCGGGCCCGGTCGCGGACGCGGTACGGGACGCCGACCTGCTGCTCGACGCCGTCGGCGGCCCGGACGCCCACCGCCTGCTCCCGGTCCTGCGCCGCGGCGGCCGGGTCGCCCCGGTCTACTTCGGCGACTACCGCACCGAGCACGCCGTCGGCGAACTCGGCCTGGTCTTCAACGACCGGATGTGGCAGGTCCGTTCGAGCGGCACCGACCTCGCCGAGCTGGATGCCCTGGTGGTCTCCGGCGCCGTCCGGGTCGCCGTCACCGAGGTGTTCCCGCTCGCCGAAGCAGCCGCCGCCCACCGCCGCGCCGAACAGGGCCACCTGCGCGGCAAGCTGGTCCTGCACGTCACCGACTGA
- a CDS encoding AlpA family transcriptional regulator: MSGTGGGMRFSEVFDLPLTIDVRTAARMLGLCPATVYRRLKADDFPCPVLRPGRQYRIPTAGMLRAMGIEEIPVHAEDLQRGAEYAAAEDTDPEERA; the protein is encoded by the coding sequence ATGAGCGGAACCGGGGGCGGGATGAGGTTCAGCGAGGTGTTCGACCTGCCGCTGACGATCGACGTGCGCACCGCGGCGCGGATGCTCGGGCTCTGCCCGGCCACCGTGTACCGCCGCCTCAAGGCGGACGACTTCCCCTGCCCGGTGCTGCGCCCGGGACGGCAGTACCGCATCCCCACCGCCGGCATGCTCCGGGCGATGGGGATCGAGGAGATCCCTGTCCACGCCGAGGACCTGCAGCGCGGCGCCGAGTACGCGGCCGCCGAGGACACCGACCCGGAGGAGCGCGCATGA